Genomic DNA from Trypanosoma brucei brucei TREU927 chromosome 9, whole genome shotgun sequence:
ATTGTTCATTTTTACTTTATAAAGCTTTGCTGAGGGGTTCCATCTCCCGGTTCCTCTCCATGAGAATTCTTCGAGTTTGCACATTATTCAGAGAccccttcttttgttaatACCATCTGTAACGTAAAAGATGTACTAAGAGTGCACTCTGCACTTTGCGTATACCTTTTTTTCGACTAATTCATCTCCATGTTTAAGATAACATACATCGTCATATTAGTGTTTGATACTGTATACATTCCCTCCCCATATATCGCTCTTCTAGTTATTTCTCCCCTACTATTACTACAAGTGCATCTATTTTATCCTTACCATACACTTTTTGCACTTGCCCTATTCCAATATcagtacacacacacacagaacatttttctcttattattattattattattacatttattatattagtatagtcacactcacaacatacTACTATTACTACTATTTCTAATACTCTCATACCCTAACTAATATCCGTAAAATCgacaaaaactaaaaaaaaagaatgttgCTTATTAGTACACGCATTTCATACACTAACATCATACTTTACACCTATAGACTACTATTATATTaaaattttgtatttttaatATCTTTATCATTTACACAtcttcataaatttcatgaAATTAGCAAAAAATTCACTAGAAGTTTCAAAAGACCACACAACTCATAAAGACAATTATAATCagaaataattattatttacaAGGAACCTGTAGTCTTTGaaagcattattttcctattttcaATTGCTAGTGCAATCTCTCTGTTGGttatatttgcattttgAAGAAGTTTGCGTCCCTTCAGTTCCTGTTTGTATTGCTGTTTTCTATATTGCTTTCGTGTTAGATTTGCagttttttccatctttctcacttttttaaaatttttttcgtgccttcgtgagagtttccccacacacacactggcgcggccatcagccatcaccgtagagccctgagatgctatcggtctggcgactgtggcagagtcttcctttttattcagcctaacacactctctataatttttgttgtagctccgcagttgaacggaatacagcagatggggcgagaagccccccacaccggactctccaaaaggtgtcaattagcaatccttttgttttgatttttgttattcgtttattattctctctccctctttctgtttctgttgcttgttgattgcataccccctctgtctctgagggtgtctggactattcctgcgtccggtgcttttcctgctagctccactctcggcaataagggggaaagttgcagaaaggagagtgggttgtataactgttacattaggggaGGACTTCACATGCGGCCGgttccgttcaaccgcaatgagaaattgcgccagTCTTTTAGAGAAtaatacatcctgcacacacacaccttctaccgcaaacctgacacgtaactccttcaaaccggggcagctcatcaagtgcagcgacgtttcttcgcagtcgccgcgttggctggtaacagcgcgctctaccttcatactgTGCATCTTATTTTGATGTaaggtgaggccagttttgctagcacactgccttccgcatgtcagGCACatcaacatggatgtgtttgtatgtgggGAATCAGTgacacacaattttgtgcttttgctgcattaaaGCTCGACTCTCTCACCTTtatggaaagccttacagtgtcggatgagggagtccctgcaactgagcactttttggcacacaccacactgctcctcgcctttccccgggacgtcaacgtttccttcacgggcacgcttacgagggaattgcaccaccaccacggtaccgtcctccgtcactatgctcttatgtttgaatttcttgtgtagtgacagagaagagcgtgtaccgaagctcgcctcgcacaggtcacattataacggcagcttccgtgtatcctgaggggctggcgctgctggggctctaccatttccttgcaatgagtcctcgttctctcgcccccttttcatgcggcaactaccgctgcctatgccatgtattgttctaaggtggtgtaatagtcggcctggcactgcgaatttggagtcacagagggtacaatgaagcacctgcggtctcatcgagACTCGTGtactcgatggtagaggaacgatcgccaccactggagggggcttcGGGGagatatccactgcaggtcttgcatcgccgtatttgatcctccagagggcatcagctcgcacaaagccgtgtttgtttaccatatgcgttacagcactcgagcgtcattggtatgtggcatcacattccgtacatttgatCGGTTCGGAGGGtttctgaagagtgcgtgtcgcaacagttgggaccgtttgtattgttggtcctatcgctgcatgttgcgggttacaccatcggcactgtggaggcacactcgggttgatctttcgcaacatccatccatagtgccttgaaaacccaacccgaaagcgtgccactgttgtttcttcttccctcgtcagttcttctttatgttttgttggaaagtggttgccgtgataccaaacctatgagtgttctcatggacttcttccgacctaagcactcgcttcgcataagcaatgatgtcggggatctaTGTGTCTCgaaactgtggtaaatcagcaGCCTTTTTCGCCATTTCAttacaaacctcattccgtttcacgccacaatggccaaacacaaattgctgtcggatacgtatcttccttctctgaacttgaagcagaagcctccatagtcgtcttagaattgggtccgtcacggctagggggcatgtctgcagtgctgttaacattgacagcgagtcagagaagatggacaacctgctcggtgtgcttctgtatgccggaagccatttcagcagccgttgcagtcctatctctaatgctacgcattccgctctgtaactgcatgagagttcccctgctccggtcttgggtgcacaaatcagcgtgttgtttctatagagcagggcagctgccccggacttctcaccgagggacacggatccatcagtacacaattcgtagtgctctcgccgcggtggctccttccccctccgtgcaaaatgccgttcaatccacttttcggaagcctcccttttgacatcgtcagggtcatcagcgcacacaggctttatctgcgtgtgaaatatcggtcggcagctgtggcggagcgtcgatgtctctagtgggtgctcgcgtggctcaatgcggaggtgggggtaggaccgcatgatgcgggaatgtaagactctgactgggtgtttgctgtggtatacttcttcagcactgcgccgtaaacatccgcctcgtgactcacacatcagcatgaattttaTGCTGtgcacaagagtggccgtcttgagtggcagcaggtttgcttccagcagagagttctctttgcgcgtcccatgcggtatgccggctatgatgcgactggctttgtgttgtgctgctgcaaggaggtctaGACTTCGTTttgaagcgtcccagtaccatacctcaatgccatacatggtgtgtgcctgtacgagtgctagataaaaagctctcagtacttgtcgtcttggcccccatgtagaagctgagatggatgttatctgcagtagtctcaAGTCCAtgttgcgtctcgtttcggctgtatgtgttgccatcccctgcagacactggaatgttactcctagaagcttcggtgtcctgtcagctcctattctttcgccgtccagttgtaatgtaagggggtggcgctctatacacccgaagagtgtgcactctgttttcgctacgctgatagacatgaagtactcttttgaccactgtaacaccacgtttaggccgcattgcagtgtgtggttgatggcatccctctctgtgtgcctcgcaagtagcgttaggtcgtctgcaaagaatccgtgctgcagcaacggcacttctgcaaggcgttggctcaacgagttcatgacaataatgaacatgattgggccaaggacagttccttgtggcactcctcgctcaaatgttctgcttctggaaagcttctccttgaatctcactctgccagttcggttactcagaaatgatacgcaccacttcacaatgtggtgtgataccttcattctgtgcatttccctcgcaactttgtcgtggtctactgtatcgaatgccttctcgtagtcaacgaatacagcacccgtacgatattggtgcgtgggacggcagagggcagcgcggacgtgcagcagttgttcgagcgttgagcatccggggcgaaagcctgattgctgcggcgtcagctgggactcaacagtgtctctaatccttgcggcaattatgcgttccatgactttgcagagacagctcgtgagcgtcacaggcctgtaagaatcgaggtcctccgccttttttccggccttcaggatggggatgataacaccagtcttccatgcaggcggcacgactaccgttcgtaggctctcattgaatagcctcagaacaacattcagcgctgttctgccgagatgttgcagtgcctcgttgtgtaagcaatcaggtccggctgcggatccactcggtagcagtttgatcgatctccgtagttcagccatcgtgatgggactgaactcactcgctatcgtctttattggtgctgGTGGGTGTGTGTCGGGATGCCTTCTTGCTTgagacgagtacagtttactgaacctctcagcttgacggtagtccgtgatggccgtgttatcaacaagtacagccggtgtggttagtggtcgtggcgcatataccttcttgacaatgtgccaactgcagcggtctgacaccgcaagtctggagcatagtgtgctccatctcttctttgtggtacggtccaggatctgcttacgtgtggctaccaacttttcccttcggtgggagggtccgcatccagcgatctcttcatcgagtttcgcgagctcaggtgtccaatgtggtggcgttgctctgcagctacgggggacggagaccttcgtcgcaatgcggatggcggagctcaatttctgttccagggtgttgacattcttctctctactaattttcctgcagagctcgtcaaccttgagatggaaattcctccagttagcttttagccatgcgtacatgagctttcgaagccgcgggcaactcagtgcatctgtgtcgtctccaacgataacgtcgaaaaatatgtgatggtgatcgctatcgggagaatacagcgatgtccacgtgtacactgtgcgattccttgacagtgtcacatcaggggtggactccccgtggtggcgcgcgtacctggtgcactcaccagtgttgcagaccagaaactggttgtcaatgcaccactgtgtgagggtttcaccctttgtatttggtgggctcgcgcgatcccatgccaactcgcgtgtgcgttagcgtctgcaccgatgagcttggcaccgtcagttgtcagaagcgtatctaggtcagttgccgtgaaggtgtgttttggtgggatgtatgccgacgtgacagtcagcgccgttccacgtgcaaggtgaattgttgcatgcacttgttcaatgcgaccaacaacggccataccggtctcgactggcaggtcctccctcactagtattgatacaccacctcctttgcagttacgagctattccgtgatgttggtagccagaaacgctaaagcaagccgcctctccaggcgtcatccttgtctcgctcaacagacaaaaggcgatccgctcatcaacaagggttttgtagagtgctaatctctttccttgagatagcccggcgtagttccactgcatcccgcgcaacgacgggccgggattctcttccacatcaccggacagcagcatcttagtgcggatgatactgctgatggcacgctggcacgtgcccagggaccgacaaatgaagaacggtgtcccagcaagacgctgctgatccctgtgctgtatgatgccgtagccggagcacagcagtgttccccatgaaaggaatgcTTCTgactcttggcttcccccgatgatacggggtactggaccctggcaccacgttgaagtggccggcatcgccagggagcagcagaagcaacgCTCCGGCAGCAGGCGAAATCAAAGCCTTGCACtacaaaagaaagcaaagatCAACCCCAAAATATAGACATCGACACTCGCGCGGAAAAAGGAGTAGGAGATGAGTGCAAGCACTCATTCAAGTTGTGAGTAACAGGcgacaagaaaaaatgagTAAAAGATCCGTATTTCGCCAAAAAAGCAGAGAAGGCAAAAGAAGGTGAGAAAATGCCCTCAGATAAGTGTACAAAACATGGCACTGATAAGGCaaactgtaaaaaaaatgagggatTGGAAGTAGGAGCAAAATATCCATGTAGATGTATTGAAGACAAGTGCAAATACTCTGATTTTCTAGTAAATAAGCAATTTAATCTCATTGTTTATTCTTTAATACGTTTagttaaattaaaaaattattaaCATTTAAAGATtattgctcaattttataaatatCTATTTTCTTGAGAAAATTTGGTAACATTAAagaaaatttgatatattataAAACTTTTGTAAAACATTTCAAAATATGAACAGTTAGAAATGTGATATAAAAGTTGCCTATGTAATCAAATTAGTATTGTAATAAGCTACGAAAAATAGGTGCtcttttcaaattttttttgttttttattcttattttgtGAATATTAGTCATGatcatgataataataataataatgataaaataatgttgtaagtgtgtgtatacgaataatATAATGGTGAAATTGGTAATGCACCATTTATTCACTTTCCAAAGGCAGTCGGTAGCTTGGGAGGAGAAAGCGAAATTTATTGTGAAAAATCTTACTTAGTATAAAGAGTTGAAAAGCAAGCAATTTAACACTGGATATTTGGAGGATACTCTATATTACGCTAAACGATGGAAATTGAACTTTTAATATGACAGTTTTTTGCATAGTGGCCGAAGAATACAAATTTGTTCCTGCTTCATAAAGTGTTGCGCGATTTATGGCGCGCTGCCGGAAAGACAATACTTGTGCCGACAACAACACATAAATGAATCTGCGATGACGAGGCACAACCGGCGTGCCAAAAAGCCAGTAACTGTGGATAACAAGAACAGCCCACGCACAACCTTGCACAAGCCAGCCAAAAAGACAAACCGAGCAAACAGAAACAGTCttcaacacaacaacacagCTGTGAAACGACATTGAACCAACAAAACCGGAGACATCAAGAATGAAGAAGCTCCATCGGCAAATGTTCGACACTAGATACTTTCTTCAGAAACAGAGAGACACAGAACTTAACCAAACGGTCTTTACTCCGAAGTCAAAAGATCAGACACGCTCAAAAAAATTTCAAAGGCAACATAATAAACATAGCAAACTCCCTTGCGGTTTAACCTAAAATAACAGAGTAGGCAAGCAACACAGGTCAAAAAAACGCGGAGTTCGCAACTCCATGTTGAATTTATACTTACACACGAGCTAAACGGCTGTGCGAACTCGAAAAAGCCTTCAATCACAAAGGCGGCGTTCTCAATCCAATATTCAATGCCAACCTGACGAACGCACCTTATTCCTAACTAAAAACGAGAATGGAGGCGCCAGCAAAACATAAAggaacaagcaacaaaaaagacagcAGTAAAGGAATGGTCGAAAGAAGTCTCCCAGAGGCACAAAAAGAACCCCAGCCGTAACTCTACCGAAGACTATGAACCGTCAAAGGAAGCAGCATGTGACATCCTTACAAATGTAGAAAAAAGCAGCATACACCAACAGCCAAAAGTACTCACAGAGCAACCTAGATCTTACAAACAGTAGTTACCTGCAGCATACAAGATTTTAATGGTACATTCTTCAAAAGCAATAAGGGACAAGCCAGCAATATTCTACAAACTAAGCGCTCAGCAGCGCGGAAACACCTACTGTAATTCAGACTTTTTTCAAACCAAACATTGAAACATtcatcaaaaacaacaacgctaAGCTCATTCTCTTTTAGGAAATTTTGAGATAGAGTCAGAAAAATGATATATTTGAGTATGCCAACACGGTGGCTTTTTAGAATCTCAGTGAAAGTGGCATTGCTTTTAATTACCAGCCGGGCGTTTGCCAACATCGCTAAAGATGACAGCGTCAGGGAGATGGGCGCTCTGTTGGCTGATTGAACTAGGCAACAAGCGGGAAACACTAGCCATTCAGCCCCCAACTCAAAACACGGATTTGGACGATATCCTAGAGTTTAATACGACCGTATCAGACCAAGCTTGGCTGGACCTGTTCcgagacaaaacaaacaaggagACAATACGCGCATTCCCAGACGACGAGCTCGGGCAACACCCGGACTGGAAAGAAAGATGGAACAAATGGCAGGCAGCTGCTTTAAACGTAATCAAGCCGGACGGGCAACAAGCTGCACTGGCAAAGCACAAGCTAAAAGATATAACCACAGAGAAGGAGGCGGCAATCCGCCCACCTGTCCAGCGCCACGCGGCCGAGGCAACTGCAACCAACGAACACATGCAAAAAGCAGCGCCGACAGAAAATCTGCTAAACGACAGCGCCTTACAACAAAAGCTAAACACGGCGCTCTACGGCGACAAAACCGGGAGCGACGCTCCTTCCGACGAAAGCAAACTTTTCAAGGGGGCAGCCACCGCCGCCGGGCCAAAATCAGCGTGCGAAGGCAGcacgcaaaacaacaaagccGTAACAGTCACGGCAGCTTTGCTATGTATATGCACCAGACAGAACGGCGCAGGCAGCAACGAAGGCAGCGCGTGTGAGTACGTCACAGGGACCACCCAGACGTGGCCAGGAAGCAGTAACTATCCAGCCGCGGCAGCAATATCTGAAGCAGTCAAACTATGTGACTTACAGACAAAACACCATATTACGGCGGATACACTCGCAACGAAGCTACTGCACATCACAAAACTAATCATGCGCGTAAACGGAGCGGCGACCTTTGGTAAAACAATCAACGGCCAATGCACGGGCAGCCAAGACGGAGGCATGTGCGTAAAATACACAGACCTACGGACCAGCGGAAGTAAAACATAAACAGACATACCTTGGCTCGGTCAGCTACAGAAACTAGTGACAGTACTACGAAAGCACGAAAAAGCAGTACAGGTTCGCCAACAAGCATCAGACGCAATAAGGAAAAAACGGCTACAAGCTCAATCACTGATCTACAGCGAATCACCACAAGCTCGAGAACAAATGCAACCCAAAAACTGCataccacaaaaaaaaacaccaaagaATGTGAACAGcacaagaacaacaaaactgcATGCACAAATGCCAACTGCAAATggtaagaaaaaatgaaaaagaggaatgcaaacctaaagatgaagaaggacAGTCAAACACAGCAGAAGATGGAGTTTCAGGAGCAGCTGCaaaagagaaatgcaaagggaaaccCCAAGGCGAGTGCAAATCGCCggattgcaaatgggaaggtgCAACTTGAAAAGATTTTAGTTCCCTCaccaataagaaattggctctgatggctgctgtATTTATTAGCTTAGTAGAATTAAAAACATTCCAAAAGATTTTTGcacaattttatgaaatttgacaaattttaacacttttgacGAATATGTAAAATTTTAttgaaattttaaaaatttagaTAAGTTTAAGAATTTGAAATTTTTTATATGGTAGAGGACTATGAGTTTTAAATACCGTGGGAGAGAGTATGAAAAGTTAGTGCTATTTCGAAATTTTTATCATTTGTTGATATTATTTGCTTTATGAATGATagtataaataataataatatgactGTGATGTAAGTGTGTACATACGAATAtcataataagagcagtggTAATAATTGAATGAAAGAACGAAATAGAAGCACGTAAAGCAATAGTAAGgtaaaatagaaataatttAGTTAGTTGGGGAGAGTGACATACCACAAAGAATAttataaaaggaaacacagaGAGACAGACAGACATAGagagaaatagaaaagagaTTGAATAAGCGGAGTTGAAACGTATAGGTGACAACTAGCATCATTACGCTCCAAACGGTAATGGATGAGAAAATTAGAAAAACAGGGTCCAAAGTACTAATGAAATAGAGGAACTACGTTGCTTTCAGAAGAAATTTTCAGTAACTGGCAAAGTGGGGCCGCATCGAAAAAAGGCATATTATACTGCACAAAAAGGGAGTTTATGCATTAGAATGAGATTTTCTCCCGTATTTCAGTCAT
This window encodes:
- a CDS encoding hypothetical protein, unlikely (GPI-Anchor Signal predicted for Tb09.244.0510 by DGPI v2.04 with cleavage site probability 3.7410002 near 83), giving the protein MSFHSCVVVLKTVSVCSVCLFGWLVQGCAWAVLVIHSYWLFGTPVVPRHRRFIYVLLSAQVLSFRQRAINRATLYEAGTNLYSSATMQKTVILKVQFPSFSVI